A region of Actinobacillus porcitonsillarum DNA encodes the following proteins:
- a CDS encoding IS30-like element ISApl1 family transposase, translating to MMSTSYRHLTINEREKIMILLAQGKKQAEIAKALGRSSSTISRELKRHALESYSATNAQNSYLKHRQNSKAQRKLEQPEYFNLVQEKFLTENWSPEQISARLKLEKSELSISYSTIYRGIYSGLFDIGERKASRKLRHKGKTRHTKNHHEKRGKIQISNHLNDRPISAQNRSRFGHWEADTVLGKAGGACLLTLTERKSRFELVKKIPAKKAEAVQKAMIELLDSHILRSITPDRGKEFAQHRLVTEALGVEFYFPEPHQPWTRGTNENTNGLLREYFPKHQDINQWSEVDIQQVINKLNLRPRKCLGWKTPYEVYFKKSLHLV from the coding sequence ATGATGAGTACTTCCTACCGACATCTTACAATAAACGAGCGAGAAAAGATAATGATTTTACTCGCACAGGGCAAAAAACAAGCAGAAATTGCCAAAGCACTGGGACGTAGCTCCAGCACCATTTCTCGCGAGCTGAAACGACACGCTCTAGAAAGCTACAGTGCAACGAACGCACAAAACAGCTATTTGAAGCATCGTCAAAATAGCAAAGCACAGCGCAAATTAGAGCAGCCTGAATATTTCAATTTGGTGCAAGAAAAGTTTCTGACAGAAAACTGGTCGCCCGAACAAATCAGCGCACGATTAAAATTGGAAAAATCTGAATTATCCATTAGTTATTCAACCATTTATCGTGGTATTTATTCAGGGTTGTTTGATATAGGCGAACGCAAAGCCAGTCGCAAACTGCGCCACAAAGGCAAAACACGGCATACAAAAAATCATCATGAAAAACGTGGCAAAATTCAGATATCCAACCATTTGAACGACCGTCCCATTTCGGCGCAAAATCGCAGTCGCTTTGGACATTGGGAAGCCGATACCGTACTGGGTAAAGCGGGTGGAGCTTGTTTGCTGACGCTGACGGAACGCAAAAGTCGTTTTGAGTTGGTGAAGAAAATTCCTGCCAAAAAAGCCGAAGCAGTCCAAAAAGCCATGATTGAATTGCTGGATTCACATATATTGCGGTCAATTACGCCAGACCGTGGTAAAGAATTTGCCCAACATCGTTTGGTAACAGAAGCACTGGGTGTAGAATTTTACTTCCCCGAGCCGCATCAACCGTGGACACGGGGAACGAATGAAAATACAAATGGGTTACTTCGTGAATACTTTCCGAAGCACCAAGACATCAATCAGTGGAGCGAAGTTGATATTCAACAGGTGATCAATAAACTGAATTTACGACCACGTAAATGTTTAGGTTGGAAAACACCTTATGAAGTTTACTTCAAAAAATCGTTGCACTTGGTTTGA
- a CDS encoding MBL fold metallo-hydrolase, with protein sequence MKLKSLIFALMATTVATSANAEISYQHIRNATAKIEIAGSTFLVDPYLAPKGSYAGFEGTINSQKRNPLIEMAEPVEKVLQGVDAVIVTHTHADHWDEYAQKVLPKTLPIFVQNAGDAQIIRSQGFKDVRVLGKNTEFNKVKLSKTGGQHGTDQMYSIPQLAELAGDAMGVVMQADNEKTLYLVGDTIWNEEVDFALNRYKPEVIVMNTGYAQLQGFSDGIIMGKADVAKARQVAPKADIITVHMDAVNHAAVTSDEMRKFVKENKLSKVAVPKESEVLKY encoded by the coding sequence ATGAAACTGAAATCTCTTATTTTTGCTTTAATGGCAACCACCGTTGCAACCAGTGCTAATGCTGAAATTAGCTATCAGCATATTCGCAACGCCACCGCTAAAATTGAAATAGCTGGCAGTACGTTTTTGGTCGATCCTTATCTTGCTCCGAAAGGCAGCTACGCAGGATTTGAAGGCACAATCAATAGCCAAAAACGTAATCCGTTGATCGAAATGGCAGAGCCGGTCGAAAAAGTCCTTCAAGGTGTAGATGCGGTGATTGTTACCCACACGCACGCAGACCACTGGGATGAATACGCACAAAAAGTGTTACCGAAAACCTTGCCTATTTTCGTGCAAAATGCAGGCGATGCACAAATTATTCGTTCGCAAGGATTTAAAGATGTTCGTGTTTTGGGCAAAAATACCGAATTTAACAAGGTAAAATTAAGCAAAACAGGTGGACAGCACGGGACTGATCAAATGTATTCTATTCCGCAGCTGGCTGAATTGGCAGGGGACGCTATGGGCGTAGTAATGCAGGCAGACAACGAAAAGACGCTGTATCTCGTAGGCGATACCATTTGGAATGAAGAAGTGGATTTTGCGCTTAATCGCTATAAACCTGAAGTCATTGTAATGAATACAGGTTACGCCCAACTGCAAGGTTTTTCAGACGGCATTATTATGGGCAAAGCCGATGTCGCCAAAGCTCGTCAAGTTGCCCCGAAAGCTGACATCATTACTGTGCATATGGATGCCGTAAATCACGCTGCTGTTACATCAGATGAAATGCGGAAATTTGTGAAAGAAAATAAACTGAGCAAGGTCGCTGTGCCGAAAGAAAGCGAAGTATTGAAGTATTAA
- a CDS encoding ATP-binding protein codes for MSIRWENIKPLKGSQNNAFEELVCQLARQEFQSQGKFTRISAPDGGIEAMCEFSDGSLYGWQAKYFLSSFSSSQWQQIEDSFKESLKNYPNLTKYYVCVATDRANANISGNKSFFVKWEEQVQKWKEFAQSQGREIEFEFWGSFELSNLLSKPENAGKKFFWFNENELSDKWFEQYNQQAISNLGVRYTPEINVDLPIAIQLESLARTESFKENFGNQFSQLLIDVKSQYQSLYRNEELSQYFEPVYELLIEKLNLSTIDDLEIIIDIDLLIQKINELIIHFEDFSKNHLNKEEKNNNDYYYFRKLINGLEDIIQLLNSSELSLFNGKVLVLTGQAGSGKSHLLGDFVQKSQDSGRYALLLLGQDFTEKSNVWSQIFKQLNLNNTTPDVFLSALNSIGEMQKERVILAIDALNEGEGKSLWNNQLNGLIELVNQYPNIGLVLSVRDSYQKIIFNLELSNQVQRFFEVNFIRCFPT; via the coding sequence ATGTCTATCAGATGGGAAAATATCAAACCTTTAAAAGGTTCTCAAAATAATGCTTTTGAAGAACTGGTGTGCCAATTAGCACGCCAAGAATTTCAATCACAAGGGAAATTTACCAGAATTTCTGCTCCTGATGGTGGTATTGAAGCAATGTGTGAATTCTCAGATGGTTCGTTATATGGATGGCAAGCCAAATATTTTTTGAGTTCATTTTCATCATCACAATGGCAGCAAATTGAAGATTCTTTTAAAGAATCTTTAAAAAACTACCCAAACCTTACAAAATATTATGTTTGTGTCGCAACTGATAGAGCAAATGCCAATATATCAGGAAACAAATCCTTTTTTGTTAAATGGGAGGAACAGGTCCAAAAATGGAAAGAATTCGCTCAATCACAAGGTCGTGAAATAGAATTTGAATTTTGGGGAAGTTTTGAGTTATCTAATTTATTATCAAAACCAGAAAATGCAGGTAAAAAATTCTTTTGGTTTAATGAAAATGAATTATCGGATAAATGGTTTGAACAATACAATCAACAAGCTATTAGCAATCTTGGCGTTCGTTATACACCAGAAATCAATGTTGATTTACCCATTGCAATACAATTAGAAAGTTTGGCACGAACAGAGAGTTTTAAAGAAAATTTTGGAAACCAATTTAGCCAATTATTAATAGATGTTAAATCACAATATCAATCTTTATATCGTAATGAAGAGTTAAGTCAGTATTTTGAACCTGTATATGAGCTTTTAATTGAAAAACTTAATTTATCAACAATTGATGATTTAGAAATAATCATTGATATTGATTTATTAATTCAGAAAATCAATGAGTTGATAATACATTTTGAAGATTTCTCTAAAAATCATTTAAATAAAGAAGAAAAAAACAATAATGACTATTACTATTTCAGAAAATTAATCAATGGATTAGAAGATATTATTCAACTATTAAATTCATCTGAATTGTCATTATTCAATGGCAAAGTGCTTGTTTTAACTGGTCAAGCTGGTAGTGGTAAATCTCATTTATTAGGAGATTTTGTCCAAAAGAGTCAAGATTCTGGAAGATATGCTTTATTGTTATTAGGTCAAGATTTTACTGAAAAATCTAATGTTTGGAGCCAAATTTTTAAACAGTTAAATCTTAACAATACAACGCCCGATGTTTTTTTGTCAGCTTTGAATAGCATAGGCGAAATGCAGAAAGAACGGGTTATTTTAGCTATAGATGCTTTAAATGAAGGTGAAGGAAAATCTTTATGGAATAATCAACTCAATGGATTGATTGAGTTGGTAAATCAATATCCAAATATTGGATTGGTTCTTAGTGTACGAGATAGTTACCAAAAAATTATTTTTAATCTTGAATTGTCAAACCAAGTGCAACGATTTTTTGAAGTAAACTTCATAAGGTGTTTTCCAACCTAA
- a CDS encoding efflux RND transporter permease subunit, protein MNFKISSWAIRHPIPIIVLFLLLTVLGIRAFQGLPINADPDMRFPMVNITVTQTGASADELENTVTRRVEDAVAGMAGVRHITSTITEGSSVTAVEFRLETDTDRAVNDVRNAITQIRGNLPQNIDNPVVERMDTEGGALGYYAVQSPNMNQTELSWFIDDAVSRELLAVNGVQQVKRLGGEKREVRVALQSAKLDALGITAEQVSQQLAQTNANVPAGRMQWFDQEQSIRVVGSQPSFADLANLPIALSDYRKVKLAELATISDSHADVRSRTRLNGREVLGFQVFRSKGSSDTAVEKGVQQALQRLAANYPDIQITEVHNSVNTTKENYDVAIATLLEGAALTVLVVWLFLRNWRATLVAAIALPLSILPAFWIMQLLGYTLNSISLLAITLVIGILVDDAIVEIENIETHIHQGKRPFRAALDASDAIGLAVVAITASIVAVFLPVSFIDGMTGQYFGQFGITVAVAVLSSLLVARLATPLLAAYLLQPTAAQTSATTSSSRLKKAYLTLLAKALHFRKTTLLLGGVFLLASAMILPQLPTGFVPKGDTGMSQLDVMLPPSSTLAQTDEILQKIDRTIRQYDEVALVFTTAGSSEINKGEVLIRLKPHQVRSISQKEFEDKLRETLKQFADVRITFRNEMAARDVSILLTGNDPIKLQQTANELKQQMQGLSTVENVQINAPLMKPEVQVKLRADEAAKVGVSPQAVGNLLQIATLGSTDGNAARFNLPDRQIPIRVTLAENERNQPEVIRQLRVASSNGGTVPLNTVADIQFGAGSASLERFDRERGIAVDADLALGQTIGTALSQINELPIMQNLPDGVRVPSSGDAEMMDEMFSQFGFAMAAGVVMVLLVLVLLFKDFLQPLTILTALPLSIGGAAVGLLSYGAALDMSSVIGILMLMGIVTKNSILLVDFVIEKRQQGMARHQALIQSGAERVRPILMTTIAMVAGMVPAVFASGAGAAFRAPMAIAVICGLTASTLLSLVFVPVVYSLMDDLREYLAPKLAKLTSVTVEDRAKAE, encoded by the coding sequence ATGAATTTCAAAATTTCCTCTTGGGCTATTCGTCATCCAATCCCAATTATTGTGTTGTTTTTGCTTTTAACCGTGCTTGGTATTCGTGCTTTTCAAGGCTTGCCGATAAATGCGGATCCTGATATGCGGTTTCCGATGGTGAATATTACGGTGACGCAAACGGGGGCGTCGGCAGATGAATTGGAAAATACCGTTACCCGCCGTGTGGAAGATGCGGTAGCGGGAATGGCTGGGGTGCGGCATATTACTTCGACCATTACCGAAGGTTCATCGGTCACGGCGGTGGAATTTCGGTTGGAAACAGACACGGATCGGGCGGTGAATGATGTGCGAAATGCCATTACGCAAATTCGGGGCAATTTGCCGCAAAACATTGATAATCCTGTGGTGGAGCGAATGGATACGGAAGGCGGTGCGTTGGGCTATTATGCGGTGCAGTCACCGAATATGAACCAAACGGAGCTGTCTTGGTTTATTGATGATGCGGTGAGCCGTGAGTTGTTGGCGGTCAATGGCGTGCAGCAAGTGAAACGGCTTGGCGGTGAAAAGCGTGAAGTGCGTGTGGCGTTGCAATCGGCAAAGCTTGATGCGTTGGGCATTACTGCCGAACAGGTGAGCCAGCAACTGGCACAAACCAATGCCAATGTGCCTGCCGGGCGTATGCAATGGTTTGACCAAGAGCAATCCATTCGTGTGGTGGGCAGTCAGCCAAGTTTTGCGGATTTGGCTAATTTACCCATTGCGTTGAGCGATTATCGTAAAGTCAAATTGGCGGAGTTGGCGACCATTAGCGACAGCCACGCCGATGTTCGTAGCCGTACGCGTTTGAATGGGCGTGAAGTGTTGGGCTTTCAGGTATTCCGTTCCAAAGGCTCAAGCGATACGGCGGTGGAAAAAGGCGTTCAACAAGCGTTGCAAAGGTTGGCAGCCAATTATCCCGATATTCAGATTACGGAAGTGCATAATTCGGTGAATACCACCAAAGAGAACTACGATGTGGCGATTGCTACCCTGTTGGAAGGTGCGGCATTGACGGTGTTGGTGGTGTGGCTGTTTTTGCGAAATTGGCGTGCGACTTTGGTGGCGGCGATTGCCTTGCCGCTTTCGATTTTGCCTGCCTTTTGGATAATGCAACTGCTTGGCTATACGCTCAATAGCATTTCGCTGTTAGCCATTACTTTGGTGATTGGGATTTTGGTGGACGATGCCATTGTTGAAATTGAAAACATTGAAACCCACATTCATCAAGGCAAACGACCGTTTAGGGCTGCCTTAGATGCGTCTGATGCCATTGGTTTGGCGGTGGTGGCGATTACGGCAAGTATTGTGGCGGTGTTTTTGCCCGTGAGTTTTATTGACGGTATGACCGGGCAGTATTTCGGGCAGTTTGGCATTACGGTGGCTGTGGCAGTGTTGAGTTCCTTGCTGGTGGCTCGCTTGGCAACGCCTTTGTTGGCTGCCTATTTGTTGCAACCGACTGCCGCTCAAACATCTGCGACAACCTCTTCAAGCAGGCTGAAAAAAGCCTACTTAACGCTGTTGGCAAAAGCCTTGCATTTTCGCAAAACCACATTATTGCTCGGTGGTGTGTTTTTGTTGGCATCGGCAATGATTTTGCCACAGTTGCCCACAGGCTTTGTGCCGAAAGGCGATACGGGAATGAGCCAGTTAGACGTTATGCTGCCGCCAAGCAGCACGTTGGCACAAACCGATGAAATCTTGCAAAAAATTGACCGCACTATTCGCCAATATGACGAAGTAGCGCTGGTGTTTACCACTGCAGGTTCCAGCGAAATCAACAAGGGTGAAGTGCTTATTCGCCTGAAACCCCACCAAGTGCGGTCGATTTCGCAAAAGGAATTTGAAGACAAATTGCGAGAAACCTTGAAACAATTTGCGGACGTGCGGATTACTTTCCGCAACGAAATGGCAGCACGAGATGTGTCGATTTTGCTGACCGGCAATGACCCTATCAAACTTCAGCAGACGGCAAATGAACTGAAACAGCAAATGCAAGGTTTATCCACCGTTGAAAATGTGCAGATTAACGCACCGCTGATGAAACCCGAAGTGCAAGTCAAATTGCGTGCGGACGAGGCGGCAAAAGTAGGTGTTAGCCCACAAGCGGTGGGAAATTTGCTACAAATTGCAACGCTAGGCAGCACGGACGGCAATGCGGCACGCTTTAATTTACCCGACCGCCAAATTCCTATTCGGGTTACGCTGGCGGAAAACGAACGCAACCAGCCCGAAGTCATTCGCCAGCTGCGGGTGGCAAGCAGCAATGGCGGCACCGTGCCATTGAATACCGTTGCCGATATTCAATTTGGGGCAGGTTCGGCAAGTTTAGAACGTTTCGACCGTGAACGCGGCATTGCAGTGGACGCGGATTTAGCCTTAGGGCAAACCATCGGCACCGCATTATCGCAAATCAACGAACTGCCGATAATGCAAAACCTGCCTGACGGCGTGCGTGTGCCATCATCGGGCGATGCGGAAATGATGGACGAAATGTTCAGCCAATTCGGCTTTGCAATGGCAGCTGGCGTGGTAATGGTGCTATTGGTACTGGTGTTATTGTTCAAAGACTTTTTGCAACCGCTGACGATTTTAACCGCACTTCCGCTGTCCATCGGCGGTGCGGCAGTCGGCTTGCTCTCCTACGGTGCGGCGTTGGATATGTCTTCTGTTATCGGCATTTTGATGTTAATGGGTATCGTAACCAAAAACTCTATTTTGCTGGTGGACTTCGTGATTGAAAAACGCCAACAAGGAATGGCACGCCATCAAGCCCTTATTCAATCAGGCGCAGAACGTGTTCGTCCAATTTTAATGACCACCATCGCAATGGTCGCAGGTATGGTTCCCGCCGTGTTCGCCAGCGGTGCAGGTGCGGCATTTCGCGCTCCAATGGCAATCGCCGTTATCTGCGGCTTAACCGCCTCAACCTTATTGAGCCTAGTGTTCGTGCCTGTGGTTTATTCCTTAATGGACGACCTACGAGAATACCTCGCCCCGAAATTGGCTAAATTGACATCGGTGACGGTGGAAGATAGGGCGAAAGCGGAGTGA
- a CDS encoding type I restriction endonuclease subunit R, translating into MFYVPKSLEKHTSKLPAILLLHNLGWQYLSPKQALAYRGGKAVSVVLDVVLREVLSQRSISYLGQERALSAKAVDNLVAELTSPKLNESLVGANEHFYNHLLYGITVTEFIDGKKISCTVPIIDWENPENNQFHFTEEFSVENTNGSSLRTPDLVCFVNGLPLVVIEAKRPDGKPKSTIEEGISQHLRNQRPAEIPHLFAYAQLLLAVNGYDGRYATCATPAKFWAAWREEEQSELEMSQLKNLAISAENLTALLPKSDDQAWYQQLTAQGKLAVTGQDSLLISLLRKDRLFEMIRYFSLFDRKSHSRIIARYPQVFGVKRLIERVMSQSEKGARNGGVIWHTTGSGKSFTMVFFSKALLLHPALKQCRIIVVTDRVDLEHQLSSTFYNSGELATKRDRKNAMATTGKRLAEQIGSGNERIIFSLMQKFNTAINQAECFNPSANIIVLIDEGHRTQGGENHMAMRRALPNAAFVAFTGTPLLKDDETTQKFGNIIHAYTMQRAVEDKAVTPLLYEERIPELSVNEQAIDNWFERITKSLNEGQKTDLKRKFSRKGQIYQADDRIHLIALDIAEHLANKIPQGLKGQLACESKATAIRYQRYLDEIGLFESAVVISPPDSREGNTQLDEQASDEVVRWWAANVQGDEERYTQQVLSRFADPESPLRLLIVVDKLLTGFDEPSNAVLYIDKPLKQHNLIQAIARVNRLHKQKEYGLLVDYRGILKELDTTIAKYQDLANRTQGGYATEDLAGLYRSMQSEYLRLPSLYQALWAIFAEVENKMDLEQLRRQLIPTMQFDPTSGLFFDKNSKIRDDFYRALTAFNRCLQVALQSETFYQDKNFTDADRTLYKNTAAFFAQLRRLAQQDAGEQVDYREYAHQVEQLINKHVVALGVKEADGIYAVNKMGKTEYQTWNDTKTRNEADKIRSRIARSLEIDFDNDPYAKARFSELLQQAIEEAEALFDHPIKQYLLFKEFEEQMAERKLPDIPDRFGGNYAAQAYFGVFKTVLPETLSQGEGFWVDLAFEIDQAVLRCLSEHSINLEQVEKDIRKQLLPMIFKICQANGSGMLQAKEIVERIVQIVRVGRSNG; encoded by the coding sequence ATGTTTTATGTCCCAAAATCCCTCGAAAAACACACCTCCAAACTCCCAGCCATTCTGTTGTTACACAATCTTGGCTGGCAGTATCTTTCTCCTAAACAAGCCTTAGCTTATCGTGGGGGGAAGGCGGTGAGTGTGGTGTTGGACGTGGTGTTGCGGGAGGTGTTGAGCCAACGTTCGATTTCCTATCTTGGGCAAGAGCGTGCTTTGTCGGCGAAGGCGGTGGATAACTTGGTGGCAGAGCTGACTAGCCCGAAGTTAAACGAAAGTTTGGTGGGGGCGAATGAGCATTTTTATAATCATCTGTTATACGGCATTACCGTTACCGAGTTTATTGACGGTAAGAAAATCAGTTGCACCGTGCCGATTATTGACTGGGAAAATCCTGAAAACAATCAGTTTCATTTTACCGAAGAATTTAGCGTGGAGAATACTAACGGCTCATCGCTGCGTACGCCTGATTTAGTCTGTTTTGTCAATGGCTTGCCGTTGGTGGTGATTGAAGCCAAACGCCCAGACGGCAAACCGAAAAGTACCATTGAAGAAGGCATTTCTCAACATTTACGCAATCAACGCCCTGCCGAAATTCCCCACCTTTTTGCCTATGCCCAACTGTTGTTAGCCGTTAATGGTTATGACGGACGTTACGCCACTTGTGCGACCCCTGCCAAATTTTGGGCGGCGTGGCGTGAAGAAGAACAATCCGAGTTGGAAATGAGCCAACTCAAAAATCTTGCTATTTCTGCCGAAAATCTGACCGCTCTTTTGCCAAAATCTGACGATCAGGCTTGGTATCAACAGCTCACCGCTCAGGGAAAATTAGCCGTAACAGGGCAAGACAGCTTGCTGATTAGCCTGTTACGCAAAGATCGTTTGTTTGAGATGATCCGCTATTTCAGTTTGTTTGATCGCAAATCGCACAGCCGCATTATCGCCCGTTATCCGCAAGTGTTTGGGGTGAAACGCTTAATTGAACGGGTAATGTCGCAAAGCGAAAAAGGGGCGAGAAACGGCGGCGTAATTTGGCACACCACAGGTTCGGGCAAGTCGTTTACGATGGTCTTTTTCTCGAAAGCCTTATTGCTCCACCCTGCCCTAAAACAGTGCCGAATTATAGTGGTAACGGATCGGGTGGATTTAGAACATCAGTTGAGCAGCACTTTTTATAACAGCGGCGAACTGGCGACCAAGCGAGATCGTAAAAATGCAATGGCGACCACTGGCAAGCGATTAGCCGAGCAAATCGGTTCCGGCAATGAACGCATTATTTTTTCGTTAATGCAGAAATTTAACACGGCGATTAACCAAGCGGAATGTTTTAATCCGAGTGCGAATATTATTGTGTTGATTGATGAAGGACATCGCACCCAAGGCGGTGAAAATCATATGGCAATGCGGCGAGCCTTGCCTAATGCGGCTTTTGTTGCTTTTACTGGCACGCCGTTGTTAAAAGACGATGAAACCACACAAAAATTTGGCAACATCATTCACGCTTATACGATGCAACGTGCGGTGGAAGATAAAGCGGTAACGCCACTGCTTTATGAAGAGCGGATCCCTGAATTGTCGGTGAATGAACAGGCGATTGATAACTGGTTTGAGCGGATCACCAAGTCGTTAAACGAAGGGCAAAAAACGGATTTAAAACGTAAATTCTCGCGTAAAGGGCAGATTTATCAAGCTGATGACCGTATTCATTTAATCGCTTTAGATATTGCGGAACATTTGGCGAATAAAATTCCGCAAGGCTTAAAAGGTCAGCTGGCGTGCGAAAGCAAAGCGACAGCAATTCGTTATCAGCGGTATTTGGACGAGATCGGGCTGTTTGAAAGTGCGGTGGTGATCAGCCCGCCTGACAGCCGTGAAGGAAATACGCAGCTTGATGAACAAGCAAGTGATGAAGTGGTGCGTTGGTGGGCAGCCAACGTGCAGGGCGATGAAGAACGTTACACGCAACAAGTGTTAAGTCGTTTTGCCGATCCTGAAAGTCCGTTGCGTTTGTTAATTGTGGTGGATAAGTTACTCACGGGCTTTGATGAGCCGAGCAATGCGGTGTTGTATATTGATAAGCCGTTAAAACAGCATAACCTTATTCAAGCAATTGCACGGGTAAACCGCTTGCATAAACAAAAAGAGTACGGACTGTTGGTGGATTATCGGGGCATTTTAAAAGAGCTGGACACAACGATTGCCAAATACCAAGATTTAGCCAACCGAACGCAAGGCGGTTATGCCACTGAGGATTTGGCTGGGCTTTATCGCTCAATGCAAAGCGAATATCTGCGTTTGCCGAGTTTGTATCAAGCGCTTTGGGCGATATTTGCCGAGGTTGAAAATAAAATGGATCTTGAGCAACTTCGCCGCCAGCTCATTCCAACTATGCAATTCGACCCAACAAGCGGCTTGTTTTTCGATAAAAACAGCAAAATACGCGATGATTTTTACCGAGCTTTAACTGCCTTTAACCGCTGTTTACAGGTAGCATTGCAGTCTGAAACCTTTTATCAAGACAAAAACTTTACCGATGCTGACCGCACTTTATATAAAAACACCGCCGCCTTTTTTGCCCAACTACGCCGCTTGGCACAACAGGACGCCGGCGAGCAAGTGGATTATCGCGAATATGCCCATCAAGTTGAGCAATTAATCAATAAGCACGTTGTTGCCTTAGGCGTAAAAGAAGCAGACGGCATTTATGCGGTCAATAAAATGGGCAAAACGGAATATCAAACGTGGAACGACACCAAAACACGCAACGAAGCCGATAAAATTCGCTCTCGTATTGCTCGTAGCCTTGAGATTGATTTTGACAACGATCCTTATGCCAAAGCCCGTTTTTCCGAATTATTGCAACAAGCCATTGAAGAAGCTGAAGCCTTGTTCGACCACCCGATAAAACAGTATCTGCTGTTTAAAGAATTTGAAGAACAAATGGCAGAACGTAAATTGCCCGATATTCCCGACCGTTTTGGCGGCAACTATGCGGCACAAGCCTATTTCGGTGTATTTAAAACAGTTTTACCTGAAACCCTATCGCAAGGTGAAGGTTTTTGGGTAGATTTGGCATTTGAGATCGATCAGGCGGTTTTACGCTGTTTAAGCGAACATTCCATCAACCTTGAACAAGTGGAAAAAGACATTCGCAAGCAGTTACTGCCGATGATATTTAAAATCTGCCAAGCCAACGGCAGCGGTATGTTACAAGCCAAAGAGATTGTCGAACGGATAGTACAAATTGTGCGAGTTGGGCGTTCAAATGGATAA
- a CDS encoding M48 family metallopeptidase, with protein sequence MDKFDRIIIPYGDQHFTVRLIKNAKYKRLRLTVQPTGDIIAYAPPQAVRNELIFAISKQSQWIADQLQFFQQNPPLVERQYISGESHRYLGRQYLLKVYETPNNPNQVRLWRGQLEVSVREKTARQVQQCLDNWYRQKAKQIFAERLNWLLPQTFWVTTNPHIRLRTMKTRWGSCSVQGSLCLNPHLIKAPKECIDYVILHELCHFAEHNHSERFYRLMGQVMPQWKEVKTRLDRVG encoded by the coding sequence ATGGATAAGTTTGATCGGATTATCATTCCTTATGGCGACCAGCATTTTACCGTTCGCTTAATAAAGAATGCCAAATATAAACGGCTACGCCTAACCGTGCAACCCACGGGCGACATCATTGCTTATGCGCCGCCACAAGCGGTCAGAAATGAGCTTATTTTTGCTATCAGCAAACAAAGTCAGTGGATTGCCGACCAGTTACAATTTTTTCAACAAAACCCACCGCTTGTTGAACGGCAATATATCAGTGGCGAAAGCCACCGCTACCTAGGGCGACAATATCTGTTAAAGGTATATGAAACGCCAAATAACCCCAACCAAGTCCGCTTATGGCGTGGGCAGTTGGAAGTGTCTGTGCGAGAAAAAACGGCACGACAAGTTCAACAATGTTTGGATAACTGGTATCGACAAAAAGCCAAACAGATTTTTGCCGAACGTTTAAATTGGCTGCTACCGCAAACCTTTTGGGTCACAACAAACCCTCACATCCGTTTACGCACAATGAAAACCCGTTGGGGAAGTTGCTCCGTTCAAGGCTCACTATGCCTTAATCCCCACCTAATCAAAGCCCCGAAAGAGTGCATTGATTATGTGATTTTGCACGAACTCTGCCACTTCGCCGAACACAACCACAGCGAACGTTTTTACCGCCTAATGGGGCAAGTGATGCCACAGTGGAAGGAAGTGAAGACGAGGCTGGATAGGGTGGGTTAA